A region of Subdoligranulum variabile DNA encodes the following proteins:
- a CDS encoding DNA polymerase Y family protein, translating to MAKVYFHVDVNSAFLSWSALKKLRAGETLDLRTVPSAVGGDEEKRHGVVLAKSSPAKKFGVRTGESLFSARLKCPELIVTPPDFDFYVQNSKALIAILRDYTPDVEQYSIDEAFLDMTGTEALFGPPLTVAHTIRNRVREELGFTVNIGVASNRLLAKMASDFEKPDKVHTLFPEEVPDKMWPLPVGSLFGVGPSAVKRLNQCGIYTIGDLARTERRVIVGIFGTRGDTLWNYANGREADPVTKQTTRDNTYGNSVTLPQDLTRPEQADATLLALCDSVGRRLRTDGKTARVVTVQLVDNAFRRTSHQRTLPDPTNSTDRLYEVALQLMRQMWPGRPVRLVGVSAEKTGTDNFEQLDLFTDTTRRQKQEKLDRTADALRRKFGGAAVTRAKLLTPDTRAPAALSAAKERDKEKKK from the coding sequence ATGGCCAAAGTCTATTTTCATGTGGATGTGAACTCGGCGTTCCTCTCCTGGTCGGCGCTGAAAAAGCTGCGGGCGGGGGAGACGCTGGACCTGCGCACCGTGCCCTCGGCGGTGGGCGGCGACGAGGAAAAGCGCCACGGCGTGGTGCTGGCCAAGAGCAGCCCCGCCAAAAAATTCGGTGTCCGCACGGGGGAAAGCCTCTTTTCCGCCCGGCTGAAATGCCCGGAACTCATCGTCACGCCGCCGGATTTTGATTTCTACGTGCAGAACAGCAAGGCCCTCATCGCCATCCTGCGGGACTATACCCCCGACGTGGAACAGTACAGCATCGACGAGGCCTTTCTGGACATGACCGGCACCGAGGCCCTCTTCGGCCCGCCGCTGACGGTGGCCCACACCATCCGCAACCGGGTGCGGGAGGAGCTGGGCTTCACGGTGAACATCGGGGTGGCATCCAACCGGCTGCTGGCCAAGATGGCCTCGGACTTTGAGAAGCCCGACAAGGTCCACACCCTCTTCCCGGAGGAGGTGCCGGACAAGATGTGGCCGCTGCCGGTGGGATCCCTCTTCGGGGTGGGGCCCAGCGCCGTGAAACGGCTGAACCAGTGCGGCATCTACACCATCGGGGACCTGGCCCGGACCGAGCGCCGGGTGATCGTGGGCATCTTCGGTACCCGGGGGGACACCCTGTGGAACTACGCCAACGGCCGGGAGGCCGACCCGGTGACCAAGCAGACCACCCGGGACAACACCTACGGCAACAGCGTGACGCTGCCCCAGGACCTGACAAGACCCGAACAGGCGGACGCCACCCTGCTGGCCCTCTGCGATTCGGTGGGGCGGCGGCTGCGCACCGACGGCAAAACCGCCCGGGTGGTGACGGTGCAGCTGGTGGACAACGCCTTCCGCCGCACCAGCCACCAGCGGACGCTGCCCGACCCCACCAACTCCACCGACCGCCTCTATGAGGTGGCGCTGCAGCTCATGCGGCAGATGTGGCCGGGGCGTCCGGTGCGGCTGGTGGGGGTCAGCGCCGAGAAGACCGGCACCGACAATTTCGAGCAGCTGGACCTTTTTACCGACACCACCCGCCGCCAGAAACAGGAAAAACTGGACCGTACGGCGGACGCCCTGCGCCGGAAATTCGGCGGCGCGGCGGTGACCCGGGCCAAGCTGCTGACCCCCGATACCCGGGCGCCGGCAGCCCTCTCCGCCGCCAAGGAGCGGGACAAGGAAAAAAAGAAATAG